The Sphingomonas sp. OV641 genomic interval AGCTCACATATGCGTTCTTCATCATCGCTACTCTCCCGTGTTGATGCCGCCCGCCCGCATAAGTGCGCCGCGCCGTGTCGCGCGTCGCCGGACAGTAAGCGTGGGCAGCAGACCGCCTTGCTATTGAGTGCGGCTCTTTTGGTAGGCGAGTTTGCCGGCGTGGCGGCGGATGGCGATGGCGGCGACGGCGCGGCGGGTGAAGCGTTCGTCGATGTCGTCGGCGTTGTAGGGGCCGCCATACCATTCACGTAAGCGGTCGTGTTCTTCGTGGCCGGGGTCGGCCATGGCATCGAGGAACATCTCGAACCCGGGCAAGCCGCCGACATCTTCGGGCGGGCAGCGCCGTTCCCCGTCGACGAAGCACGGATATTTGACGTCGGGTTCGCCGGGGCCGACCGTCTCGACGGTGATGGTGTGCCGCCAGTCGTCGCCCATGTCGTAGGTATAGACGAACTCCCGCACGCCCCGGTTGATGAGCGTCGCGAGCTTCACGTTCTTTGCAGCGGTCATGCCGCTCTCCGGCC includes:
- a CDS encoding plasmid pRiA4b ORF-3 family protein, with the translated sequence MSVETIARLHIILNDIEPAIWRRVDVPATASLKMLHDIVQAAMGWEDYHLWHFEAADRRYGIPDPMWPESGMTAAKNVKLATLINRGVREFVYTYDMGDDWRHTITVETVGPGEPDVKYPCFVDGERRCPPEDVGGLPGFEMFLDAMADPGHEEHDRLREWYGGPYNADDIDERFTRRAVAAIAIRRHAGKLAYQKSRTQ